Proteins from one Telopea speciosissima isolate NSW1024214 ecotype Mountain lineage chromosome 1, Tspe_v1, whole genome shotgun sequence genomic window:
- the LOC122644467 gene encoding laccase-14-like — MGYIRDQLCMSTEEIQCLSKLSIMEASISPFTGNWYHGDVNEIIEQALLNGGEPNLSIAHTINGQPGDLYPNSKAGTFKVLVQKGKTYLLRIINSGMNEEAFVAIANHTLTVVGTDGGYIKPITTDYIMITPGQTMDCLLTADQSHGQYYLASRAYSAGTLVHFDNTTSTAIIQYSDDTETETDQSATTTTTSTPFFPYLPGYTDTNAATNYASQLRSLASAEHPVDVPQTFDSRIYTIIAVNTLPCGANNTCTGPNGDRFSASMSNNSFRLPSIAILDAYYEQIKGVYETDFPVEPANYYNFTADQFASNLLTPAVDTKVIVVDFNSTVELVIQGTNILSGENHPMHVHGHSFYWVGWGFGNFNETTDPLNYNLVDPPEINTVGVPKNGWAAIRFRANNPGNN; from the exons ATGGGTTATATCCGGGACCAGCTTTGCATGTCCACAGAGGAGATACAGTGTTTATCAAAGTTGTCAATCATGGAGGCGTCAATATCACCATTCACTG GAAATTGGTACCATGGGGACGTGAATGAGATAATTGAACAAGCCCTGTTGAATGGAGGAGAACCAAACCTCTCAATTGCTCACACCATAAATGGTCAACCAGGAGATCTCTATCCAAACTCCAAAGCAG GGACTTTTAAGGTACTGGTGCAGAAAGGGAAAACGTATCTTCTTCGGATCATCAATTCAGGGATGAATGAGGAAGCATTCGTAGCCATAGCGAACCATACACTGACAGTGGTTGGAACAGATGGAGGTTACATTAAGCCCATAACAACAGATTATATAATGATAACCCCAGGCCAAACCATGGATTGCCTCTTGACAGCTGATCAAAGCCATGGTCAATATTACTTGGCCAGTAGAGCTTATTCCGCTGGAACTCTTGTTCACTTTGATAACACCACATCCACAGCAATCATACAATATTCCGAtgacaccgaaaccgaaaccgatcAGTccgctactactactactacatcAACTCCCTTTTTCCCATACCTGCCTGGCTATACGGACACTAATGCAGCAACTAACTACGCCAGTCAGCTTAGAAGCTTAGCCAGTGCAGAGCACCCAGTTGATGTCCCTCAAACTTTCGATTCCAGAATATACACAATTATCGCTGTCAACACATTGCCTTGTGGGGCCAATAACACCTGTACCGGACCTAATGGGGACCGATTCTCTGCGAGCATGAGCAACAATAGTTTTAGACTCCCATCCATTGCCATACTTGATGCATATTATGAGCAGATCAAAGGGGTATATGAAACAGATTTTCCAGTTGAACCGGCTAACTATTATAACTTCACAGCAGACCAGTTTGCATCTAATCTTTTAACCCCGGCGGTGGATACCAAGGTGATAGTGGTAGATTTCAACTCAACAGTGGAGCTTGTGATCCAAGGGACAAACATTCTTTCAGGGGAGAACCATCCAATGCACGTTCATGGTCATAGCTTTTATTGGGTTGGATGGGGTTTTGGAAACTTTAACGAGACCACAGATCCCCTAAACTATAACTTGGTTGATCCCCCTGAAATCAATACAGTTGGAGTCCCTAAGAATGGATGGGCCGCCATCAGATTCCGGGCAAACAACCCTggtaataattaa
- the LOC122644635 gene encoding laccase-14-like, with protein sequence MEVTKKGLILELFGLLLLELLCLCLGRETYHFNWNITLSSYTRLNSTKEILTVNGLFPGPALHVRRGDRVFINVVNHGNYNITLHWHGVKQPRNPWSDGPEYITQCPIQVGANFTYEINLSTEEGTLWWHAHSDWSRATVHGPIFVYPMLGASYPFPKPYSQVPIILGNWYKGDVMEIIETALALGGEPNQSDAHTINGQPGDLFPSSKAGTFKMVVQKGKTYLLRIINAGMNEDTFFAVANHSLTVVGSDGAYLKPIKTDYIMITPGQTMDCILKADKTLSHYYIAAKSYSGGEGVGYDNSTATAIIEYNGTYTPPSTPFFPTLPDFNDTDAATNYTSRLRSLASKDHPIDVPKSFDIRVYTTISMNTLPCVNNSCDGPNGARLSSSMNNISFRNPSVDILQAYYKRIKGVYKTNFPNEPPNYYNFTADQFSSNLSTPMVGTKVKVVKFNSTVEIVFQGTNLYSGENHPMHLHGYSFYWVGWGFGNFNKTADPKSYNLVDPPEINTVGVPKKGWAAIRFRADNPGVWFMHCHLERHASWGMNTVLIVKNGKTRPTSMRRKPRHVPPC encoded by the exons ATGGAGGTAACAAAGAAGGGTCTGATCTTGGAGCTTTTTGGGCTTTTGTTGCTGGAACTCCTCTGCCTGTGTTTGGGCCGGGAAACCTACCATTTTAACTGGAAT ATCACTTTATCTTCATACACAAGACTGAATAGCACCAAAGAAATATTGACAGTGAATGGGCTATTTCCTGGACCAGCTTTGCATGTCCGAAGAGGAGATAGAGTGTTTATCAATGTTGTCAACCATGGAAACTATAATATCACCCTTCACTg GCATGGAGTGAAACAGCCGAGGAATCCATGGTCGGATGGTCCAGAGTACATAACACAGTGCCCTATCCAAGTTGGGGCGAACTTCACATATGAGATCAACTTGAGCACAGAGGAAGGAACCCTTTGGTGGCACGCCCACAGCGACTGGTCAAGAGCCACAGTCCATGGTCCCATCTTCGTCTACCCCATGCTTGGAGCTTCCTACCCTTTCCCCAAACCCTACTCTCAAGTCCCCATTATTCTTG GAAACTGGTACAAAGGGGACGTGATGGAGATAATTGAAACAGCCCTTGCGCTTGGAGGAGAACCAAACCAATCTGATGCTCATACCATAAATGGTCAACCAGGAGACCTCTTTCCGAGCTCCAAAGCAG GAACTTTTAAGATGGTGGTACAGAAAGGCAAAACCTATCTTCTTCGGATCATCAATGCAGGGATGAATGAGGATACGTTCTTTGCCGTAGCTAACCATTCACTTACAGTCGTTGGATCAGATGGAGCTTACCTCAAACCCATAAAAACAGATTATATAATGATAACCCCAGGCCAAACCATGGATTGCATCTTGAAAGCTGACAAAACCCTTAGTCACTATTACATTGCAGCTAAATCTTATTCGGGTGGAGAAGGTGTTGGTTATGATAACTCCACAGCCACAGCAATCATAGAATACAATGGAACCTACACCCCTCCATCAACTCCCTTTTTCCCAACCCTCCCTGACTTTAACGACACCGATGCAGCAACTAACTACACTAGTCGTCTTAGAAGCTTAGCCAGTAAAGATCACCCAATTGATGTCCCGAAATCTTTCGATATCAGAGTTTACACAACTATCTCTATGAACACATTACCTTGTGTCAATAACTCTTGCGATGGACCTAATGGGGCAAGACTCTCTTCAAGCATGAACAACATTAGTTTTAGAAACCCATCAGTTGACATACTTCAAGCATATTATAAGAGGATCAAAGGGGTTTATAAAACTAATTTTCCTAACGAACCACCAAACTATTACAACTTCACAGCAGACCAGTTCTCATCTAATCTTTCAACACCAATGGTGGGTACTAAGGTGAAGGTGGTGAAGTTTAACTCAACAGTGGAAATTGTGTTCCAAGGGACTAACTTGTATTCAGGAGAGAACCATCCAATGCACCTTCATGGGTATAGCTTTTATTGGGTTGGATGGGGATTTGGAAACTTTAACAAGACCGCAGATCCCAAAAGCTATAACTTGGTTGATCCACCCGAAATCAATACAGTGGGAGTCCCTAAGAAAGGATGGGCTGCCATCCGATTCCGAGCAGACAACCCTG GAGTGTGGTTCATGCATTGTCATTTGGAGAGACATGCAAGCTGGGGTATGAATACAGTATTAATAGTGAAGAATGGTAAAACCAGACCAACAAGTATGAGAAGGAAACCTCGACATGTGCCTCCCTGCTGA